Proteins encoded within one genomic window of Natator depressus isolate rNatDep1 chromosome 1, rNatDep2.hap1, whole genome shotgun sequence:
- the PTHLH gene encoding parathyroid hormone-related protein isoform X2, with product MFTKLFQHWSFAVFLLSYSVPCYGRSVEGTSRRLKRAVSEHQLLHDKGKSIQDLRRRIFLQNLIEGVNTAEIRTTSEVSPNPKPPTNTKNYPVRCGSEDEGKYLTQETNKAQTYKEQPLKTSGKKKKPKPGKRKEQEKKKRRTRSAWPNSRESANGNEGVPLLDISGTTHDHNLR from the exons ATGTTCACGAAACTGTTCCAGCATTGGAGTTTCGCAGTCTTCCTGCTGAGTTATTCTGTCCCCTGTTATGGGAGATCAGTGGAAGGGACAAGCCGCAGACT caAAAGAGCTGTATCAGAGCATCAGCTACTGCATGACAAAGGGAAGTCTATCCAAGATCTACGAAGGAGGATCTTCCTTCAAAATCTCATTGAAGGTGTTAACACAGCAGAGATCCGGACTACTTCAGAAGTTTCTCCAAACCCTAAGCCTCCAACTAACACAAAGAACTACCCTGTCCGATGTGGCAGTGAAGATGAGGGTAAATACCTAACTCAGGAGACAAACAAAGCTCAGACATACAAAGAGCAGCCCCTGAAGACATCGGGAAAGAAGAAGAAACCAAAGCCTGGAAAACGCAaggaacaagaaaagaaaaagaggcgAACCCGCTCAGCATGGCCAAATTCTAGAGAATCTGCGAATGGAAATGAAGGGGTCCCCCTCTTGGACATCTCTGGTACTACACATGATCACAATTTAAGGTAA
- the PTHLH gene encoding parathyroid hormone-related protein isoform X1 → MFTKLFQHWSFAVFLLSYSVPCYGRSVEGTSRRLKRAVSEHQLLHDKGKSIQDLRRRIFLQNLIEGVNTAEIRTTSEVSPNPKPPTNTKNYPVRCGSEDEGKYLTQETNKAQTYKEQPLKTSGKKKKPKPGKRKEQEKKKRRTRSAWPNSRESANGNEGVPLLDISGTTHDHNLRRR, encoded by the exons ATGTTCACGAAACTGTTCCAGCATTGGAGTTTCGCAGTCTTCCTGCTGAGTTATTCTGTCCCCTGTTATGGGAGATCAGTGGAAGGGACAAGCCGCAGACT caAAAGAGCTGTATCAGAGCATCAGCTACTGCATGACAAAGGGAAGTCTATCCAAGATCTACGAAGGAGGATCTTCCTTCAAAATCTCATTGAAGGTGTTAACACAGCAGAGATCCGGACTACTTCAGAAGTTTCTCCAAACCCTAAGCCTCCAACTAACACAAAGAACTACCCTGTCCGATGTGGCAGTGAAGATGAGGGTAAATACCTAACTCAGGAGACAAACAAAGCTCAGACATACAAAGAGCAGCCCCTGAAGACATCGGGAAAGAAGAAGAAACCAAAGCCTGGAAAACGCAaggaacaagaaaagaaaaagaggcgAACCCGCTCAGCATGGCCAAATTCTAGAGAATCTGCGAATGGAAATGAAGGGGTCCCCCTCTTGGACATCTCTGGTACTACACATGATCACAATTTAAG GAGGCGTTGA